One genomic segment of Betaproteobacteria bacterium includes these proteins:
- a CDS encoding methylenetetrahydrofolate dehydrogenase: MKKLLLQLDPDPIPATFDTVVAYDGGADHVVPYANIDPDNVHWITDGAIFTRAPKEKRFTAIFVGGSNMAKGEALFKAVKKKFFADFRVSVMLDSNGSNTTAAAGVAVMAKNRSLAGKKAVVLAGTGPVGMRAAVMLAREGATVSLTSRKMERAQASCDQIQQRFGVAVTPVQAVSNEERAAALQGAHVCFATGAAGVQLLEKGHWQEHAALELIADANATPPLGVDGVEMFDKSKERSGKVVWGAIGFGALKLAVHRACIGKLFEANDRVFDAEEIYAVAKEMA, from the coding sequence ATGAAGAAACTTCTCCTGCAGCTCGACCCCGATCCGATTCCCGCCACCTTCGACACCGTGGTCGCCTATGACGGCGGCGCGGATCACGTGGTGCCCTACGCCAACATCGACCCCGACAACGTGCACTGGATCACCGACGGCGCGATCTTCACGCGCGCGCCGAAGGAGAAGCGCTTCACCGCGATCTTCGTCGGCGGCAGCAACATGGCGAAAGGCGAAGCATTGTTCAAGGCGGTGAAGAAGAAGTTCTTCGCCGACTTTCGCGTGTCGGTGATGCTCGACTCCAACGGCTCGAATACGACCGCTGCGGCGGGCGTCGCGGTGATGGCGAAGAACCGCAGCCTCGCCGGCAAGAAGGCCGTGGTGCTCGCCGGTACCGGCCCGGTCGGCATGCGCGCTGCCGTGATGCTCGCGCGCGAAGGCGCGACCGTATCGCTCACCTCGCGCAAGATGGAGCGCGCTCAAGCCTCGTGCGACCAGATTCAGCAGCGCTTCGGCGTCGCGGTGACGCCGGTTCAGGCGGTCAGCAACGAAGAGCGTGCAGCGGCTCTGCAGGGCGCACACGTGTGCTTTGCCACCGGGGCGGCGGGCGTGCAACTGCTGGAGAAGGGGCATTGGCAGGAGCACGCAGCGCTGGAACTCATCGCCGATGCGAATGCCACGCCGCCGCTCGGTGTGGACGGCGTCGAAATGTTCGACAAGTCGAAGGAGCGCAGCGGCAAGGTGGTGTGGGGGGCGATCGGTTTCGGCGCGCTGAAACTCGCCGTGCATCGCGCGTGCATCGGCAAGCTGTTCGAAGCCAACGACCGTGTCTTCGACGCGGAAGAGATCTATGCCGTCGCCAAGGAAATGGCGTGA
- a CDS encoding nucleotidyltransferase domain-containing protein → MDAAHIYGRLREYFEAHSRGVICVYLFGSVARGTARPSSDVDVGVLLECDPPPTLAGSAVALAGELEGVLGRRVDVVFLNCAPVDLVHRVLRDGVLIFDPRPSERIRFEVRARNTYFDLKPILDRYRRAAQAHG, encoded by the coding sequence ATGGATGCCGCGCACATTTACGGCCGCCTTCGCGAGTATTTCGAGGCTCACTCTCGTGGCGTGATCTGCGTCTACCTGTTCGGCAGCGTCGCTCGCGGGACGGCGCGCCCCAGCAGCGACGTGGATGTCGGCGTCCTGCTGGAGTGCGATCCGCCGCCGACCCTCGCCGGCTCGGCGGTGGCACTGGCCGGCGAGCTGGAAGGAGTCCTCGGGCGCCGGGTCGACGTGGTATTCCTGAATTGTGCACCGGTCGATCTGGTGCACCGCGTGTTGCGGGACGGCGTGTTGATATTCGACCCGCGGCCAAGCGAGCGCATCCGGTTCGAGGTCCGCGCCCGCAACACCTATTTCGATCTCAAGCCCATCCTCGACCGCTATCGCAGGGCGGCGCAAGCGCATGGTTGA
- a CDS encoding DUF86 domain-containing protein — protein MVDRDVVLKRIAFIETCVRELRTLARLDLLRRDVREERFIVHTLQLAVQAALDAASHIVSDDRLGEPETNRQLFDLLHKAGWIPASLTAALRDMAGFRNVVVHGYETVDLRIVEDIVTNRLDDLLAFVAAVRARLGS, from the coding sequence ATGGTTGACCGCGACGTCGTCCTGAAGCGGATCGCCTTCATCGAGACGTGTGTCCGCGAGCTACGGACGCTTGCGCGGCTCGACCTCCTGAGGCGTGACGTGCGCGAGGAGCGGTTCATCGTGCACACCCTGCAGCTCGCCGTGCAGGCAGCGCTCGATGCGGCCTCCCATATCGTTTCGGATGACCGGCTGGGCGAGCCGGAAACGAATCGTCAGCTCTTCGATCTTCTGCACAAGGCAGGGTGGATTCCTGCGTCGCTCACCGCGGCGCTGCGCGACATGGCCGGTTTCCGCAATGTGGTGGTGCACGGTTACGAAACGGTGGATCTGCGAATTGTCGAGGACATCGTGACGAACCGTCTCGACGATCTGCTCGCGTTCGTGGCGGCGGTCAGAGCGAGACTGGGCTCGTAG
- a CDS encoding cyclodeaminase/cyclohydrolase family protein, with the protein MSQSLESFLDALASNAPAPGGGAAAALMGATGAALVSMVCNLTLGKPKYAAVETDMSALREQSEALRARLTAMMEDDQAVFRTLMSAYGLPKQTDEEKAARKQAIQDALKRATEVPLACARACVEAIALSREAAEKGNLQVVSDAGVAVAAAEAGLKSAALNVWINVPSIEDKAFADGASRAIAALIDAGGEDSAAVYALVKSKL; encoded by the coding sequence ATGAGCCAGAGTCTGGAATCCTTTCTCGATGCACTCGCGAGCAACGCTCCTGCGCCGGGTGGCGGCGCGGCAGCGGCGTTGATGGGCGCCACCGGCGCCGCGCTGGTCTCGATGGTGTGCAACCTGACCCTCGGCAAGCCGAAGTACGCTGCGGTGGAAACCGACATGAGCGCACTGCGCGAGCAATCCGAAGCACTGCGCGCGCGCCTGACCGCGATGATGGAAGACGATCAGGCGGTGTTTCGGACGCTCATGTCCGCGTACGGTCTGCCGAAGCAGACCGACGAGGAGAAGGCCGCGCGAAAGCAGGCGATTCAGGATGCGCTCAAGCGCGCGACCGAAGTCCCGCTCGCCTGCGCTCGCGCCTGCGTCGAAGCCATCGCGCTCTCACGCGAAGCCGCGGAGAAGGGAAATCTGCAGGTGGTAAGCGATGCCGGAGTCGCCGTCGCCGCGGCCGAGGCGGGTTTGAAGAGCGCCGCGCTCAACGTCTGGATCAACGTGCCGAGCATCGAGGACAAGGCCTTCGCCGACGGTGCAAGCAGGGCGATCGCTGCGCTGATCGACGCCGGCGGCGAGGACAGCGCCGCCGTCTATGCGCTCGTCAAGTCGAAGCTGTAG